From Cucumis melo cultivar AY chromosome 1, USDA_Cmelo_AY_1.0, whole genome shotgun sequence, a single genomic window includes:
- the LOC127149470 gene encoding uncharacterized protein LOC127149470 codes for MDNPTKAQMWLTSIETIFRYMKCPEDQKVQCAVFFLEDRGTAWWETAERMLGGDVSKITWEQFKENFYAKFFSANVKHAKLQEFLNLEQGDMTVEQYDAEFDMLSRFAPDMVRDEAARTEKFVRGLRLDLQGIVRALRPATHADALRIALDLSLPERADPSKAAGRGSALGQKRKVETQPDVAPQRTLRSGGVFQRHRRELAAAGRTLRELPACTTCGRVHGGRCLAGSGVCFRCRQPGHTADVCPRKPFETTPPQPSASQQGRVFATTRQEAERAGTVVTGRGRGKGKGKLASDPK; via the exons atggacaaccccacaaaggcccaaatgtggttgacgtccatagagactattttccggtacatgaagtgcccagaagaccagaaggtgcagtgtgcagtcttcttcttggaggacaggggcaccgcctggtgggagaccgctgagagaatgctggggggcgatgtcagcaaaataacttgggagcagttcaaggagaacttctatgctaagttcttctctgccaatgtgaagcacgccaagctgcaagagttcctaaacttggagcaaggcgacatgacggtggagcagtacgacgctgagttcgatatgctgtcccgctttgctcccgatatggtaagggatgaggctgccaggacggagaaattcgttagaggactcaggctagaccttcagggcattgtcagagccctccgcccagccacgcatgctgatgcactacgtatagcactggatttgagcctgcctgagagagccgatccgtctaaggctgccggcagagggtcagccttgggacagaagagaaaggttgagacgcagcctgacgtagcaccgcagcgaacactgaggtcaggaggtgtcttccagagacaccgacgggagcttgcagcagccgggaggactctgagagagctacccgcttgtactacctgcgggagagtccacggaggtcgttgcttagctggaagtggagtctgcttcagatgtagacaaccggggcacactgctgatgtgtgtcctcggaaaccctttgagacgacaccgccccagccttctgcgtcccagcaggggagagttttcgccaccacccggcaggaggccgagcgagctggcacagtggtgacag gtagaggacggggcaagggcaagggcaagctggcgagcgacccgaagtga